In Scomber scombrus chromosome 17, fScoSco1.1, whole genome shotgun sequence, the following proteins share a genomic window:
- the sox7 gene encoding transcription factor SOX-7, with the protein MAALISAYSSWPESFECPPGDGDVPDGHGPHRNPVDKAPEPRIRRPMNAFMVWAKDERKRLAVQNPDLHNAELSKMLGKSWKALTPPQKRPYVEEAERLRVQHMQDYPNYKYRPRRKKQLKRICKRVDPGFLLSGLAPDQNALPDQRALCHPLDKDAGSPNGVGGGFSSSSPALPSVRSFRDHAGSNSSFDTYPYGLPTPPEMSPLDAVDHEHVPPSYYSTSGSSSVSCSPNEHHQNGMGSPPPYHTDYTQTQIHCGGTHIGHIPHMSQTGGSGGGLISGPPLSYYSTSSFPQIHHGLHQGHLGQLSPPPETQGHLETLDQLSQAELLGEVDRNEFDQYLNSNGSGFHPEHGSSMTVTGHIQVASATTACPSSTTETSLISVLADATAAYYNNYGIS; encoded by the exons ATGGCAGCCCTCATCAGCGCGTACTCGTCATGGCCGGAGTCCTTCGAGTGTCCTCCAGGAGATGGAGACGTGCCCGACGGACACGGCCCGCACAGGAACCCCGTGGACAAGGCGCCGGAGCCGCGGATCAGACGGCCCATGAATGCGTTCATGGTCTGGGCCAAAGATGAGCGCAAGCGGCTGGCGGTTCAAAATCCAGACCTGCACAATGCCGAGCTCAGCAAGATGTTGG GCAAGTCATGGAAGGCCCTGACTCCCCCTCAGAAGAGGCCCTATgtggaggaagcagagaggcTTCGGGTGCAGCACATGCAGGACTATCCCAACTATAAGTACCGTCCTCGCCGAAAGAAACAGCTGAAACGCATCTGCAAGCGCGTGGATCCTGGCTTCCTCCTGAGCGGGCTAGCTCCTGATCAGAACGCCCTGCCTGACCAACGGGCCCTCTGTCACCCCCTTGACAAAGACGCGGGCAGCCCTAATGGTGTGGGCGGTGGCTTTTCCAGCTCCAGCCCTGCTCTGCCCAGCGTCCGAAGCTTCAGAGACCACGCCGGCTCCAACAGCAGCTTTGACACCTACCCCTACGGCCTGCCCACTCCTCCTGAGATGTCCCCTTTAGATGCCGTGGACCATGAGCATGTACCCCCGTCTTATTACTCCACATCTGGAAGTTCCTCTGTCTCCTGCTCCCCAAATGAGCACCACCAGAATGGCATGGGCAGCCCGCCCCCTTACCACACTGACTACACTCAGACCCAAATCCACTGTGGGGGCACACACATAGGTCACATCCCTCACATGTCCCAAACTGGTGGCAGCGGAGGTGGACTGATCTCCGGCCCTCCTCTGTCTTACTACAGTACCTCGTCTTTCCCCCAGATTCACCATGGGCTCCACCAGGGCCACTTGGGTCAGCTGTCCCCCCCACCAGAGACTCAGGGTCACCTGGAAACTCTAGACCAGCTGAGCCAGGCTGAACTACTGGGTGAGGTGGACCGCAATGAGTTTGACCAGTACCTGAACTCCAACGGGAGCGGGTTCCACCCTGAGCATGGCAGCAGCATGACTGTTACAGGACACATCCAGGTGGCGTCTGCCACCACAGCTTGTCCCAGTAGCACCACAGAAACCAGCCTCATCTCCGTGCTGGCGGACGCAACGGCGGCCTACTACAACAACTATGGCATCTCTTAA